From a single Porites lutea chromosome 10, jaPorLute2.1, whole genome shotgun sequence genomic region:
- the LOC140950866 gene encoding uncharacterized protein produces the protein MQDDLVCTLRLFADDALLYHKITHNDDTLALQRDLDKLGLWADRWQMLFNPSKCYKMSVFRSRSPVVKDYTLYNQTLVAVQQHPYLGVLLSSDLRWNSHVDKIAEKGNSSLAFVKRKLYTCSEEIKRAAYVSLVRPHQEYATAVWDP, from the coding sequence ATGCAAGACGATCTAGTATGTACACTAAGATTGTTTGCTGATGATGCTTTATTGTATCATAAAATCACTCATAATGACGACACCTTGGCTTTACAGCGTGACCTAGACAAACTAGGCCTATGGGCTGATAGATGGCAGATGCTGTTCAATCCCTCCAAATGCTACAAAATGTCTGTTTTCCGTAGTAGATCCCCAGTAGTTAAAGACTACACCCTTTACAACCAAACCCTGGTAGCTGTCCAGCAACATCCTTATTTAGGTGTTTTGCTGTCCAGCGATCTGCGGTGGAACTCTCATGTGGACAAGATTGCTGAAAAGGGGAACTCTTCACTTGCATTTGTGAAAAGGAAATTGTATACCTGCTCTGAAGAAATCAAACGAGCAGCATATGTATCACTTGTCAGGCCACATCAAGAGTATGCGACTGCAGTATGGGATCCTTAG